One stretch of Saccharomonospora xinjiangensis XJ-54 DNA includes these proteins:
- the sufD gene encoding Fe-S cluster assembly protein SufD translates to MTVAENNAGATAAAAEAVVPALSRGERFTSYDVKAFEVPGGREENWRFTPMKRLRGLHDGSAQATGEVTLDAEAAPEVTVETVARDDARLGEAGVPSDRIAAQAYSSFEKATLITVPKETKASSRTLVRLTGPGEGKTAYGHVQVRAERFAEAVVVLDHVGSGTYADNVEFVIGDGANLTVVSVQDWADDAVHVSEQHLKLGRDATLKHIVVTLGGDLVRVSPTATFSAPGGSVEMLGLNFADAGQHQEHRLFVDHAVPHCKSNVLYKGALQGEGAHSVWIGDVLIRAAAEGTETFELNRNLVLTQGARADSVPNLEIETGEIEGAGHASATGRFDDEQLFYLQSRGIAEEQARRLVVRGFFHEILMKIDVPEVRERLEAAIEEELQAIGA, encoded by the coding sequence ATGACAGTGGCCGAGAACAACGCCGGTGCCACGGCCGCGGCTGCGGAAGCCGTGGTGCCGGCACTGTCGCGCGGAGAGCGATTCACCTCCTACGACGTCAAGGCGTTCGAGGTTCCCGGCGGGCGCGAGGAGAACTGGCGATTCACGCCGATGAAGCGGCTGCGTGGCCTGCACGACGGTTCCGCGCAGGCCACCGGCGAGGTCACGCTCGACGCCGAGGCCGCGCCCGAGGTCACCGTGGAGACGGTCGCGCGGGACGACGCCCGGCTCGGCGAGGCCGGTGTGCCGAGCGACCGGATCGCGGCGCAGGCGTACTCGTCCTTCGAGAAGGCCACGCTGATCACCGTGCCCAAGGAGACGAAGGCGTCGTCCCGCACGCTTGTCAGGCTGACGGGGCCGGGTGAGGGCAAGACCGCCTACGGTCACGTGCAGGTGAGGGCGGAGCGGTTCGCGGAGGCCGTGGTCGTGCTCGACCACGTCGGGTCGGGAACCTACGCCGACAACGTCGAGTTCGTCATCGGTGACGGCGCGAACCTCACCGTCGTCAGCGTCCAGGACTGGGCCGACGACGCCGTGCACGTGTCCGAGCAGCACCTGAAGCTCGGCAGGGACGCCACGCTGAAGCACATCGTCGTCACACTGGGCGGCGACCTGGTGCGGGTGAGCCCCACGGCCACGTTCTCCGCCCCCGGCGGCAGCGTGGAGATGCTCGGGCTGAACTTCGCCGATGCCGGACAGCACCAGGAACACCGCCTCTTCGTCGATCACGCCGTGCCGCACTGCAAGTCGAACGTGCTCTACAAGGGCGCGCTCCAGGGCGAGGGCGCGCACTCGGTGTGGATCGGCGACGTGCTCATCAGGGCCGCGGCGGAGGGCACGGAGACGTTCGAGCTGAACCGCAACCTCGTTCTCACGCAGGGCGCCCGCGCCGACTCGGTGCCGAACCTGGAGATCGAGACGGGCGAGATCGAGGGCGCCGGGCACGCCAGCGCCACGGGAAGGTTCGACGACGAGCAGTTGTTCTACCTGCAGTCGCGAGGTATCGCGGAGGAGCAGGCTCGCAGGCTCGTCGTCCGCGGGTTCTTCCACGAGATCCTCATGAAGATCGACGTCCCCGAGGTGCGTGAGCGTCTCGAGGCCGCGATCGAGGAGGAACTCCAGGCCATCGGCGCCTGA
- a CDS encoding ABC transporter ATP-binding protein: MNATAVEITGLVKRFGAVTAVAGLDLTMPRASVLALLGPNGAGKTTTVEICEGFQRPDEGTIRVLGLDPARDGAALRPRIGVMPQGGGAYPGVRAADMLRLVASCAANPLDPEWLLDVLGLAPVRRTPFKRLSGGQQQRLSLACALVGRPELVFLDEPTAGMDPQARRLVWELLAALRDDGVSVLLTTHVMEEAEALADTVVIVDRGRVIAEGSPSDLTAEHADDAQLRFKARPGLDTGLLAAALPEGYLVTESSPGAYRVCGAVDPQVVSAVTSWCAQQGVLAEELHVGRRDLEEVFLELTGRELRA; the protein is encoded by the coding sequence GTGAACGCAACGGCCGTCGAAATCACCGGACTGGTGAAGCGGTTCGGTGCCGTCACGGCCGTGGCCGGCCTCGACCTGACGATGCCCCGCGCCTCAGTACTGGCCCTGCTCGGACCCAACGGTGCGGGTAAGACGACCACCGTCGAGATCTGTGAGGGATTCCAGCGCCCTGACGAAGGAACGATCCGCGTGCTCGGGCTCGACCCCGCCCGCGACGGAGCCGCACTGCGCCCCCGCATCGGCGTCATGCCGCAGGGCGGCGGCGCCTACCCCGGAGTGCGGGCCGCGGACATGCTGCGGCTGGTGGCCTCGTGCGCCGCGAACCCCCTCGACCCCGAGTGGCTGCTCGACGTCCTCGGCCTCGCACCGGTGCGCCGGACTCCCTTCAAACGCCTCTCCGGCGGGCAGCAACAACGCCTCTCGCTCGCGTGCGCCCTGGTGGGGCGCCCCGAACTCGTGTTCCTGGACGAACCGACCGCAGGCATGGACCCCCAGGCCCGCCGCCTGGTGTGGGAGCTGCTCGCCGCCCTGCGCGACGACGGGGTGAGCGTGCTGCTCACCACACACGTCATGGAGGAGGCGGAAGCGCTCGCCGACACGGTGGTCATCGTCGATCGCGGCAGGGTCATCGCCGAGGGCTCACCCAGCGACCTCACGGCGGAGCACGCCGACGACGCGCAACTGCGGTTCAAGGCGAGACCGGGCCTCGACACCGGCCTGCTCGCCGCCGCACTCCCCGAGGGTTACCTCGTGACGGAGTCCTCGCCCGGCGCCTACCGGGTGTGCGGCGCGGTCGATCCGCAGGTGGTCTCCGCAGTCACGTCGTGGTGCGCCCAGCAGGGTGTCCTCGCGGAGGAACTGCACGTCGGCAGGCGCGATCTCGAAGAGGTCTTCCTCGAACTGACCGGACGGGAGCTTCGCGCGTGA
- the sufB gene encoding Fe-S cluster assembly protein SufB, whose protein sequence is MTAAAEQRNPTTEPLSQEETIESLGKYAFGWADPDTAGASARRGLNEDVVIDISEKKSEPEWMRETRLKALRLFERKPMPNWGADLSGIDFDNIKYFVRSTEKQATSWDELPADIKNTYDKLGIPEAEKQRLIAGVAAQYESEVVYHQIREDLEKQGVLFLDTDTALREHPELFKEYFGSVIPAGDNKFSALNTAVWSGGSFIYVPPGVHVDIPLQAYFRINTENMGQFERTLIIVDEGAYVHYVEGCTAPIYKSDSLHSAVVEIIVKKGGRCRYTTIQNWSNNVYNLVTKRAKAEEGATMEWIDGNIGSKVTMKYPSVFLMGEHAKGEVLSVAFAGEGQHQDAGAKMEHLAPHTSSTIVSKSVARGGGRTSYRGLVKVAKRAYNSRSSVVCDALLVDTISRSDTYPYVDIRNDDVSMGHEATVSKVSEDQLFYLMSRGLTEEEAMAMVVRGFVEPIARELPMEYALELNRLIELQMEGSVG, encoded by the coding sequence ATGACTGCCGCTGCCGAGCAGCGCAATCCCACCACCGAGCCGTTGAGCCAGGAAGAGACCATCGAGTCGCTTGGCAAGTACGCCTTCGGCTGGGCCGACCCGGACACCGCGGGCGCGAGCGCCCGTCGCGGACTGAACGAGGATGTCGTCATCGACATCTCCGAGAAGAAGTCCGAGCCGGAGTGGATGCGCGAGACGCGACTGAAGGCGCTGAGGCTGTTCGAACGCAAGCCGATGCCGAACTGGGGCGCCGACCTGTCGGGGATCGACTTCGACAACATCAAGTACTTCGTGCGCTCCACGGAGAAGCAGGCGACGAGCTGGGACGAGCTGCCTGCCGACATCAAGAACACCTATGACAAGCTCGGCATCCCCGAGGCCGAGAAGCAGCGCCTCATCGCGGGTGTGGCCGCTCAGTACGAGTCGGAGGTCGTCTACCACCAGATCCGCGAGGACCTGGAGAAGCAGGGCGTCCTGTTCCTCGACACCGACACGGCCCTGCGCGAGCACCCCGAGCTGTTCAAGGAGTACTTCGGCTCCGTCATCCCCGCCGGTGACAACAAGTTCTCCGCGCTGAACACGGCCGTGTGGTCCGGAGGGTCGTTCATCTACGTGCCGCCAGGCGTGCACGTGGACATCCCGCTCCAGGCCTACTTCCGCATCAACACGGAGAACATGGGCCAGTTCGAGCGGACGCTGATCATCGTCGATGAGGGCGCGTACGTGCACTACGTCGAGGGCTGTACGGCACCGATCTACAAGTCCGACTCGCTGCACTCGGCCGTGGTGGAGATCATCGTGAAGAAGGGCGGCCGGTGCCGCTACACGACGATCCAGAACTGGTCGAACAACGTCTACAACCTGGTCACCAAGCGCGCCAAGGCCGAAGAGGGCGCCACCATGGAGTGGATCGACGGCAACATCGGCTCCAAGGTGACGATGAAGTACCCGTCGGTGTTCCTCATGGGTGAGCACGCCAAGGGCGAGGTTCTCTCCGTGGCTTTCGCGGGCGAGGGCCAGCACCAGGACGCGGGCGCCAAAATGGAACACCTCGCCCCGCACACGTCCTCGACCATCGTGTCGAAGTCGGTGGCGCGCGGGGGTGGCCGCACGTCGTACCGCGGTCTGGTCAAGGTCGCCAAGCGGGCGTACAACTCGCGCTCCAGCGTGGTGTGCGACGCGCTGCTGGTGGACACGATCTCGCGGTCGGACACCTACCCCTACGTCGATATCCGCAACGACGACGTCTCCATGGGGCACGAGGCCACGGTGTCGAAGGTCAGCGAGGACCAGCTGTTCTACCTGATGTCGCGCGGCCTCACCGAGGAAGAGGCGATGGCCATGGTGGTGCGCGGCTTCGTGGAGCCCATCGCGCGTGAGCTGCCCATGGAGTACGCGCTGGAGCTCAACCGCTTGATCGAACTGCAGATGGAAGGAAGCGTCGGCTGA
- a CDS encoding COX15/CtaA family protein, with protein MQLSSLVGRLPYPSQSLQRGLAIAAIVTQAGIGVTGSIVRVTGSGLGCPTWPQCFPGSMVPVEHPEYATLNQWIEYGNRLLTIVVVFVAALAVLAAWRVYLDHPSRKRLVRLAWVLPAGVVAQAVIGGITVLADLLWWTVALHFLPSTVLVWMAVVLLRAFNEGDEPPRWRIPRASRPVFSALVVALAGLIMAGTVVTGAGPHGGDPDVERFDAPIETLAEIHVGFLVAFLALLAVLGVQWYRARAEKALGKALWTRYAAVWAVSLAQGLLGSIQYRLGIPEALVSLHVLGSMLVIIATAALWCAARDRGPVVSAAPAGESATVHAA; from the coding sequence GTGCAGTTGTCTTCGCTCGTCGGTCGCCTGCCGTACCCGTCGCAGAGCCTGCAACGTGGCCTCGCCATCGCCGCGATCGTCACGCAGGCCGGCATCGGCGTCACCGGTTCCATCGTCAGGGTGACCGGGTCAGGACTCGGCTGCCCCACCTGGCCTCAGTGCTTCCCCGGCAGCATGGTGCCGGTCGAACATCCCGAGTACGCCACGCTCAATCAGTGGATCGAGTACGGCAACCGGCTTCTGACGATCGTCGTGGTGTTCGTCGCGGCTCTGGCCGTGCTGGCGGCCTGGCGGGTCTACCTCGATCACCCCAGCCGCAAGCGGCTGGTGCGGCTCGCCTGGGTCTTGCCTGCCGGTGTCGTCGCGCAGGCCGTGATCGGGGGTATCACGGTGCTCGCCGACCTGCTGTGGTGGACCGTGGCACTGCACTTCCTCCCCTCCACCGTGCTGGTATGGATGGCCGTCGTGCTCCTGCGCGCGTTCAACGAGGGCGACGAGCCACCGAGGTGGCGCATCCCTCGCGCGAGCCGCCCCGTGTTCTCCGCGCTCGTGGTCGCACTGGCCGGCCTCATCATGGCGGGCACCGTGGTCACCGGCGCGGGCCCGCACGGTGGCGACCCCGATGTCGAGCGGTTCGACGCCCCGATCGAAACTCTCGCGGAGATCCACGTCGGATTCCTCGTGGCGTTCCTCGCGCTGCTCGCGGTGCTCGGTGTGCAGTGGTACAGGGCGCGCGCCGAGAAGGCCCTCGGGAAGGCACTGTGGACGCGCTACGCCGCCGTCTGGGCCGTCTCGCTCGCCCAGGGACTCCTTGGCAGCATCCAGTACCGGCTCGGCATCCCGGAGGCTCTCGTGTCGCTGCACGTCCTCGGTTCGATGCTGGTCATCATCGCCACGGCCGCTCTGTGGTGTGCCGCGCGCGACCGTGGGCCCGTCGTGAGTGCCGCACCGGCAGGTGAGAGCGCCACCGTCCACGCGGCCTGA
- a CDS encoding acyl-CoA desaturase: protein MSSSTVQKSDHQPGPKPLVGHERSTAQMIVLKAFLLIPFVALVVAIPFAWGWGLTWVDLILAAVFYTVGTLGVTVGYHRYFTHGAFKTNRPLRIALAITGSMAVQGSVIFWVASHRRHHAFADKEGDPHSPWLFGTSPLALLRGFWHAHMGWMFKREVTNYERFAPDLVSDKDLQVVNKFFWLWIVASLALPAVLGGLITWSWWGAVTAFFWAGLVRIAFSHHVTWSVNSICHMVGDRPFASRDKAANFWPLAILSMGESWHNSHHADPTCARHGVLRGQLDISARLIWLFEKLGWAHNVRWPKPERLAAKRIA from the coding sequence ATGAGCAGCAGCACCGTACAGAAGTCCGACCACCAACCCGGACCGAAACCCCTTGTCGGACACGAACGCTCCACCGCACAGATGATCGTGCTCAAGGCGTTCCTGTTGATCCCGTTCGTCGCGCTGGTCGTGGCGATCCCCTTCGCCTGGGGGTGGGGACTGACGTGGGTGGATCTCATCCTCGCCGCCGTCTTCTACACCGTCGGCACGCTCGGTGTCACTGTCGGCTACCACCGGTACTTCACTCACGGCGCCTTCAAGACCAACCGTCCGCTGCGTATCGCGCTCGCCATCACCGGCAGCATGGCCGTGCAGGGCTCCGTGATTTTCTGGGTCGCCAGCCACCGCAGGCACCACGCCTTCGCCGACAAGGAGGGCGACCCACACTCGCCGTGGTTGTTCGGCACGTCGCCCCTGGCTCTGCTGCGCGGTTTCTGGCACGCGCACATGGGCTGGATGTTCAAGCGTGAGGTCACCAACTACGAGCGGTTCGCCCCCGACCTGGTGTCGGACAAGGACCTTCAGGTCGTCAACAAGTTCTTCTGGTTGTGGATCGTGGCGAGCCTCGCGCTGCCCGCCGTCCTCGGTGGCCTCATCACGTGGTCCTGGTGGGGCGCGGTGACGGCGTTCTTCTGGGCCGGACTCGTGCGCATCGCCTTCTCGCATCACGTGACGTGGTCGGTGAACTCCATCTGCCACATGGTGGGCGACCGGCCGTTCGCCAGCCGGGACAAGGCCGCGAACTTCTGGCCGCTCGCGATCCTGTCGATGGGCGAATCCTGGCACAACAGCCACCACGCCGACCCGACCTGCGCCCGCCACGGCGTCCTGCGCGGGCAGCTCGACATTTCCGCGCGCTTGATCTGGCTGTTCGAGAAGCTCGGCTGGGCACACAACGTCCGCTGGCCGAAGCCGGAGCGGCTCGCCGCGAAGCGAATTGCCTAG
- a CDS encoding helix-turn-helix transcriptional regulator, whose protein sequence is MKKQGTFDRHGGGALPAVSQSSASLKPSMSSTSSTSSTSSTPSTSSLVPVTEPHPAPEQPSPSEGRTRNEVARLLLEQGPLPAAAVAEQLGISATAVRRHLDALVADNEAQTRQAPRRGRRGRGRPAKLFLLTEQGRARFGHAYDDLAVSAIRFLAEHAGEQAVKAFAERRVSALVGPYREAVTRHSDAATRAEALAGALTREGYAASTRTVATPGSAPGAHGAQLCQHHCPVAHVAAEFPQLCEAETEAFAELLGTHVQRLATIARGDAACTTHVPAEPVGSEGRRRFPPLAGDTAEQQDIDSATPNGGTTA, encoded by the coding sequence GTGAAAAAGCAGGGGACGTTCGACCGGCACGGTGGCGGTGCGCTGCCAGCCGTGTCGCAGTCCTCTGCGTCCTTGAAGCCTTCGATGTCGTCCACGTCGTCCACGTCGTCCACGTCGTCCACACCGTCCACGTCGTCGCTGGTCCCGGTCACCGAGCCGCACCCGGCGCCGGAGCAGCCTTCCCCTTCGGAGGGCAGGACCCGCAACGAGGTCGCCCGGCTCCTGCTCGAACAGGGGCCCCTTCCCGCTGCGGCCGTCGCCGAGCAGTTGGGCATCAGCGCCACCGCGGTGCGCAGGCATCTCGACGCGCTGGTGGCCGACAACGAGGCACAGACCCGGCAGGCGCCCCGCCGTGGCCGCCGTGGCAGGGGGCGGCCTGCCAAGCTGTTCCTGCTCACCGAGCAGGGTAGAGCCAGGTTCGGGCACGCCTACGACGACCTCGCCGTGTCGGCCATCCGGTTTCTGGCGGAGCACGCGGGGGAACAGGCCGTGAAGGCGTTCGCCGAACGCCGCGTCTCGGCGCTGGTCGGTCCCTACCGCGAGGCCGTGACCCGGCACTCCGATGCCGCAACGAGGGCCGAGGCGCTCGCGGGAGCCTTGACCAGGGAAGGCTACGCCGCATCGACCCGCACGGTGGCGACGCCGGGTTCGGCCCCCGGCGCGCACGGTGCCCAACTGTGCCAGCACCACTGCCCGGTCGCGCACGTCGCAGCTGAGTTCCCGCAGCTGTGCGAGGCGGAGACCGAGGCGTTCGCCGAGCTGCTCGGCACCCATGTGCAGCGGCTGGCGACTATTGCGCGCGGCGACGCCGCGTGCACCACGCACGTACCCGCCGAGCCGGTGGGTAGTGAAGGGAGACGTCGGTTTCCGCCGCTCGCGGGTGACACCGCCGAGCAGCAGGACATCGACAGTGCAACTCCGAACGGAGGGACTACCGCATGA
- the mptB gene encoding polyprenol phosphomannose-dependent alpha 1,6 mannosyltransferase MptB, which translates to MDPLDAEETRALAVTRRFGIVGALLLAFGSLGAGAAPIINPVLEIPVLRLFTRIPTVSVAIAFTGMGMMVLAWLWLGRFARPGRDRIASQGQVLRTLVTWTLPLLVIPPLFSRDVYSYLAQSEIVRRGFDPYALGPAEALGVADPFTAGVSNMWRDTPAPYGPLFLEIGSWLGGIGGTNVAVGVLLQRLVALAGFGLIVWALPRLARRYGVAPGTALWLGAANPLVLFHLVAGAHNEALGIGLMLAGLELGMRRLTVRVKGEPSPPWRRGEIVFIVLGAVVISLAAMVKIHAIVALGFFGVMIARRARGRFTDLAAAAALMLVVFVAVTLAVGFGTGLGFGWIGALETPSKVWSWLSPVAELGQLGGILGVVLGLGNHTGSIITILGLLGYGVAGAVTLKFLWDSFHWRYRPIIGLGVSLGAFMMLHVSMQPWWLLWAVIPLAAAAGTSRFRNAATAVSAALALLIPPTGSPFDNRSYILHQAFVAALIVVALMVLIVWRRTPMLLRRPGNTVRPGRAGRPTAGS; encoded by the coding sequence ATGGACCCCCTCGACGCCGAAGAGACCCGCGCGCTCGCGGTGACGCGCCGCTTCGGCATCGTCGGGGCGCTGTTGCTGGCATTCGGGTCTCTCGGCGCGGGTGCCGCACCGATCATCAACCCCGTGCTGGAGATCCCCGTCCTCCGGTTGTTCACCCGCATTCCCACCGTGTCGGTCGCGATCGCATTCACCGGCATGGGAATGATGGTGCTCGCCTGGCTGTGGCTCGGCAGGTTCGCACGGCCCGGCCGCGACCGGATCGCGAGCCAGGGGCAGGTGCTGCGCACCCTCGTCACCTGGACGCTGCCGCTGCTGGTCATCCCGCCGCTGTTCTCCCGCGACGTGTACAGCTACCTCGCGCAGAGCGAGATCGTGCGGCGCGGTTTCGACCCCTACGCGCTGGGCCCCGCCGAGGCTCTCGGTGTCGCCGATCCGTTCACCGCAGGCGTGTCGAACATGTGGCGCGACACCCCCGCGCCCTACGGCCCGCTGTTCCTCGAGATCGGCAGCTGGCTCGGCGGCATCGGCGGCACCAACGTGGCCGTCGGTGTCCTCCTTCAACGCCTGGTGGCCCTCGCGGGCTTCGGACTCATCGTGTGGGCGCTGCCCAGACTCGCGCGCCGGTACGGCGTGGCGCCCGGCACCGCCCTGTGGCTCGGCGCGGCGAACCCCCTCGTGCTCTTCCACCTGGTGGCCGGCGCGCACAACGAGGCACTCGGCATCGGGCTGATGCTCGCGGGCCTGGAGCTCGGCATGCGGAGGCTCACCGTCCGCGTCAAGGGCGAACCCTCTCCACCTTGGCGCCGAGGGGAGATCGTCTTCATCGTGCTCGGCGCCGTGGTGATCTCACTCGCGGCGATGGTGAAGATCCACGCCATCGTGGCGCTCGGGTTCTTCGGCGTCATGATCGCCAGGCGAGCGCGGGGCCGGTTCACCGACCTCGCCGCGGCCGCGGCGCTCATGCTCGTGGTCTTCGTGGCCGTCACCCTCGCCGTCGGGTTCGGCACCGGACTCGGTTTCGGCTGGATCGGTGCCCTCGAAACACCGTCGAAGGTCTGGAGCTGGCTGTCCCCCGTCGCCGAGCTCGGCCAGCTCGGCGGCATCCTCGGCGTCGTGCTCGGCCTCGGCAACCACACCGGGTCGATCATCACGATCCTCGGCCTGCTCGGCTACGGCGTCGCAGGCGCGGTCACGCTCAAGTTCCTGTGGGACAGCTTCCACTGGCGTTACCGGCCGATCATCGGACTCGGCGTCTCGCTCGGGGCATTCATGATGCTGCACGTGTCCATGCAGCCGTGGTGGCTGTTGTGGGCCGTGATCCCGCTCGCCGCCGCGGCAGGCACATCCAGGTTCCGCAACGCCGCCACCGCCGTGAGCGCGGCACTCGCCCTGCTCATCCCGCCGACGGGAAGCCCGTTCGACAACCGGTCGTACATCCTCCATCAGGCGTTCGTGGCCGCGCTGATCGTCGTCGCGCTCATGGTGCTGATCGTGTGGCGCCGCACACCGATGCTCCTGCGCCGCCCGGGAAACACCGTCCGGCCCGGACGTGCGGGTCGCCCGACGGCCGGGTCCTGA
- a CDS encoding ABC transporter permease has product MTTSPTAGRPRFEPGTFAPAPGRGKAGTMLFTHARTEIGLTLRHGEQILLTLLIPLALLVGMSLLDVVPVPDGVEHRIDWVTPRILALAVMSSAFTGQAIALGFDRRYGVLKRLAATALPRWLLVLGKLVAALVVVAVQVVVLGGVAAALGWSPSPAGLAAALVYLVAGTVAFGALGVLLGGALRAETVLALANIVWFALLLAGGIVLGTDALPGFLASVVPYLPSGALAEGLTTALTDGVPSWTPVAVLAAWAAAATALATRTTKLT; this is encoded by the coding sequence GTGACCACCTCGCCCACAGCGGGCCGACCACGTTTCGAACCCGGCACGTTCGCCCCCGCACCCGGACGCGGGAAGGCCGGGACGATGCTGTTCACGCACGCCCGCACCGAGATCGGTCTGACCCTGCGCCACGGCGAGCAGATCCTGCTCACGCTGCTCATCCCGCTGGCCCTGCTCGTCGGCATGAGCCTGCTCGACGTCGTGCCCGTTCCGGACGGCGTCGAACACCGCATCGACTGGGTGACGCCACGCATCCTCGCGCTCGCCGTGATGTCGTCGGCCTTCACGGGACAGGCCATCGCCCTCGGCTTCGACCGCCGTTACGGCGTGTTGAAGCGGCTCGCGGCCACCGCGCTGCCGCGCTGGCTGCTCGTGCTCGGCAAACTCGTCGCAGCCCTCGTCGTCGTGGCCGTCCAGGTCGTGGTGCTCGGTGGGGTGGCCGCGGCGCTCGGCTGGTCGCCCAGCCCTGCCGGGCTCGCCGCCGCTCTCGTGTATCTCGTGGCGGGCACGGTGGCCTTCGGGGCGCTCGGTGTCCTCCTCGGCGGTGCACTGCGGGCTGAGACGGTTCTCGCGCTGGCCAACATCGTGTGGTTCGCGCTGCTGCTCGCGGGCGGCATCGTGCTCGGCACCGACGCCCTTCCCGGATTCCTCGCCTCGGTCGTGCCCTACCTGCCCTCCGGTGCGCTGGCGGAGGGCCTCACCACCGCTCTCACCGACGGCGTGCCGTCCTGGACCCCCGTCGCCGTCCTCGCGGCGTGGGCCGCCGCGGCCACGGCACTAGCCACCCGCACCACGAAACTGACCTGA
- the sufC gene encoding Fe-S cluster assembly ATPase SufC: MATLEIKDLRADVVTDEGNKEILKGVNLTIRSGETHAIMGPNGSGKSTLSYAIAGHPKYEVTSGEVLLDGENVLDMSVDERARAGLFLAMQYPVEVPGVSMSNFLRSAATAVRGEAPKLRHWVKEVKEEMGKLDIAPEFAERSVNEGFSGGEKKRHEILQLSLLKPKIAVLDETDSGLDVDALRVVSDAVNEYKTANEVGVMLITHYTRILKHIHPDFVHVFAGGRIVESGGKELADELEENGYVKYTAGNPADAAKAAV; this comes from the coding sequence ATGGCCACACTGGAAATCAAGGATCTGCGGGCCGACGTCGTCACCGACGAGGGCAACAAGGAGATCCTCAAGGGCGTCAACCTGACGATCCGCTCGGGCGAGACCCACGCGATCATGGGTCCCAACGGCTCGGGCAAGTCCACCCTCTCCTACGCCATCGCCGGGCACCCGAAGTACGAGGTGACCTCGGGTGAGGTGCTGCTCGACGGCGAGAACGTCCTCGACATGAGCGTGGACGAACGCGCTCGGGCCGGGCTGTTCCTCGCGATGCAGTACCCCGTCGAGGTGCCGGGCGTGTCGATGTCGAACTTCCTGCGCTCGGCGGCCACCGCGGTCCGCGGCGAGGCGCCGAAGCTGCGCCACTGGGTGAAGGAAGTCAAGGAGGAGATGGGCAAGCTCGACATCGCGCCCGAGTTCGCCGAGCGCAGTGTCAACGAGGGTTTCTCCGGCGGTGAGAAGAAGCGCCACGAGATCCTTCAGCTCTCCCTGCTGAAGCCGAAGATCGCGGTGCTCGACGAGACCGACTCGGGTCTCGACGTCGATGCCCTGCGCGTGGTGTCGGACGCGGTCAACGAGTACAAGACTGCCAACGAGGTCGGCGTCATGCTGATCACGCACTACACGCGCATTCTCAAGCACATCCACCCCGACTTCGTGCACGTGTTCGCGGGCGGGAGGATCGTCGAATCCGGTGGCAAGGAGCTGGCCGACGAGCTGGAGGAGAACGGGTACGTCAAGTACACCGCAGGCAACCCGGCTGATGCTGCCAAGGCAGCGGTCTGA
- a CDS encoding ATP-grasp domain-containing protein: MTAKVLFAGCRDLPEGTGDEHGAAKVLTEAGTEVRWAVWDDPQVPFADADLVVLRATWDYLERHEEFLAWCESVPCLRNSAAVVRWNTDKRYLLDLAAAGVPVVPTDVVVPGAAVPWPDGEFVVKPAVGAGSRGARRFGPGERMRATAHVRALHDDGRAALVQPYQADVDTNGETALVFVGGVYSHAFTKAAMLTGPEGDSAGSAGAEKLTAADPEPEQLAAAEETLDAATGLLGMTRGDLLYARVDVVTGHDGAPLLLELELTEPYLGFAHAEGAAASRFASAVRAQLG; encoded by the coding sequence GTGACCGCGAAAGTCCTGTTCGCAGGGTGCCGTGACCTGCCCGAGGGCACCGGTGACGAACACGGTGCCGCGAAGGTACTCACCGAAGCGGGTACCGAGGTGCGCTGGGCAGTGTGGGACGACCCGCAGGTACCCTTCGCCGACGCCGACCTCGTCGTACTGCGAGCGACGTGGGACTACCTGGAGCGACATGAGGAGTTCCTCGCGTGGTGCGAGTCCGTGCCGTGCCTGCGCAACTCCGCTGCCGTGGTGCGGTGGAACACCGACAAGCGCTACCTGCTCGACCTCGCTGCGGCCGGGGTGCCTGTCGTCCCCACCGACGTGGTGGTGCCGGGCGCCGCGGTGCCCTGGCCCGACGGGGAGTTCGTCGTCAAGCCTGCCGTGGGGGCGGGTTCGCGGGGAGCGAGACGATTCGGGCCTGGTGAGCGGATGCGCGCCACGGCGCACGTGCGCGCGCTCCACGACGACGGCCGCGCGGCGCTTGTACAGCCTTACCAGGCCGACGTGGACACCAACGGCGAGACCGCGCTCGTCTTCGTCGGCGGGGTGTACTCGCACGCCTTCACCAAGGCAGCCATGCTGACCGGTCCCGAGGGAGACTCCGCGGGATCAGCCGGGGCCGAGAAGCTCACCGCAGCCGACCCCGAGCCGGAACAGCTGGCAGCCGCCGAGGAGACGCTCGACGCGGCGACGGGCCTGCTGGGCATGACGCGTGGCGACCTGCTGTACGCGAGGGTTGACGTGGTGACCGGCCATGACGGTGCGCCGCTGCTCCTGGAACTGGAGCTGACGGAACCGTACCTCGGTTTCGCGCACGCCGAGGGCGCCGCCGCGTCCCGTTTCGCCTCGGCCGTTCGCGCCCAGCTCGGCTGA